A window of Schistosoma haematobium chromosome Unknown HiC_scaffold_126, whole genome shotgun sequence genomic DNA:
tttgGGATAGAAGTGTCAGTTCATCTGCAAAGTTCAAATCTTCCAAATTAtcctgagctgtccattgtattccatgtttcccctcagatgttAAGATCTTCATATGAAGAGAAATTCTACTTAAAATTGAACATCTTTAAACTCTACAATTACTAGTTAACAGGTATTTGTCTAGTGTTTAGTATTGATCAATTTCCACTAATCAACGAGATTTAATCTGATCATTAGTCTAAGTGAAATAACATTGTAGATATCATGTTTTTGACGTAAGATAGTTCTGGCTAAGTAGGGACAATTAGatgtatttgagcacaaaatttCAGGACAAgctagtaaaatctgagaaccatacagtaaatacttcatttgcacaatgtcaatcaatcatctcagacttcactgtgccttcatttccacagcgatcattcactgttctcgttcattttccttcaatcttctcaactttCTGTTGCCAGTTATTTCacttcgattgatgatacatactacctaTATTTGTTGACATCAaaagcacacaccacaatagcaTTAAGctaatgtatttttaatcatttatcACAGACTCGATTACTTGTTGAAAACTACCAACGAATTGGATTGTTTGGTCTCATATTAAGTATAATTAAGTGAGCAAGTAATTGTTCTGTATAATGAACTCTTTTTTGCATTTCTTACATTTACttatgtatatttcattaattaaaattcatttcagTCCGTTGTATACAAAATAGACCAAGATATTTTGCTGAAAAATTAGTCAAGGCTACGGAAAATGCAGAAAAAGATTATGGAACAATTAATCGAATTATTGTCTCTCGTTGTGAAGTTGATATGGGACGAATTATGGAAGAATTTCTTGATTTAAAGGGAGAACCATTATATAAGTGTATAGAAGTACGTATAAACAATATTTAAGAAGTAATAATTTGCAATTATTATGATCCATTTACTGAAACTTAAACATGGATACAATTGCTAATATAGACGGATTAGCTTAGTAAATACCATTATCTCTACGTGTTTATCTATATCCCCAACGTAATCGGAGTGAACAATAATGCTGAATATTACTGAGTATTATTGCTTCAATAAAATACTTCTCGAAAAACTTCTACGTTCATGACTTGAAGTGCATACATCACATTTGCAGTCTCACAGTCTATTGATTCAATACACTTCAAAATGCTTCCGAAAACAATGACAATTGTCACTTAGTCGAGTTTTACTTAAAACAAGTTGTGTTAAGAGTCGATTGTTGAACATCAGAACTATCTGAAATTATACTGAGACTGATACTTAAATTAACACTTTCTGATCCTACACACTACTTTGTCCTTGTTTCATGTGATGTATTGTAGACTAATCGCTTGTTGAATCATtcaaatgaagttattttatCCACATCGATTGTCGGAACAGAATGCTTTCACATTCTTCCACGTCATATTACAAACTATATTCCTAAGTAGATTTGCACCCGAATCAGTAGAAATTAATTGAACCTCATAAAGTTCGTAAACGGTGTGCAAACACATCATGAACAAAAGGTTCATGATATTGTTACGTTGTAACTGAATAATCCAAGGTGTTTGTCAGCTGAAAATTGACCCAGAAATTTCATGGTTGTATTGTATGTTGCTGAAACCTGATTATAACAACAAATTGAAGAGTTTCGACATGTTTCGAAATACAGTTCTAAGAAGACTAGACCATCCTGCATCCATGTATAGATGTGTGCGTGTTTGTCTGATTTGATGATAACGTCAGATCACTTCGgaaatgaatcaatcaaacaagAACCTTCATATTTAATCTCCCACTATTGTTTCCACTAGATTATCTTTCATCTTAGTAAATCCCAGTGTTCAATTGTAGCATACTAGTTCGACTTATGTGAATGTATGTCATATTCTACATTGATAATAATTGATGGCATAATTTGTAGCAAATTTTACCATGCATTACTTGTGCATTGAAGTTATTTATCAAGTGATCAAACGTGATAAAAGgaaataattttacaaattttatttctcaaaaatattttattgcaGTGTTTTAGAAACGACTCATCAAACCAGGTAAAATCAGTTATTGAACGATATTTCTTGAATTTGGCACTGAATAATTATCGATGTCTGTTATTGAAGCTTATCAACGGATAATCTACTTACCAATTACATTATTAATCATATATTTACAGTGATTAAAGTCATCAAACAATTACGAAGTTATTCTGCAGACGTCAACGATTTCCGGCTTCACAAAATATATTTCTTGACATGTTTCGATTCACAATGAACAAAAGTATTTTCATCGTTTAACAAGAATTGTattaacaaatgaaaatattattattcacactTATTTTCTCCCCCTATctcctctttctctctctccgtctctctctccctctgtcTTTACCCTATACTCCATTTGATTAATCTCCTAACAAAATGTAGTAATAAGATACGTTCGCTTAACTATTCTGTTTCAATGAATACAATTATTTTGTTATAAGATCGATTTGTTCAAGTTTTCATTGAGAGGAGTGAGTGGTGTGAAGCAAGTTGAAAGATATTAGTTTATTCAACTGAATGATCATTAGGTTGTTTATCATGAGTTCTCTAACAAGTCAAATCGGAGAACAACAAAGGAAAGATAAATTCAGTGTTACTTCAGGACTTTTAAACAAATCATGCAGCAAATCAAACTGTGACTTCTTCATGTTGTGTATTGACCAGTTAGAATGAAATATGCATGTTTTAGAATGCATTCTGTTTTCGATCTAGTAATAGACATTGATTAATCTGGTGAAGACCACCTCGTTGAACGAATATATTTCACTCAACTTCAGTTTACTTAACATTAATCCTCATCCtcccaataataatattttgtgCTGATTGACCAATTATGAATACGTCAATAAAGTAATTGATAACTGTATTCCTGATCAGTTTGATTGCTAAATACTTGAAAGTGCATTATCCTATTTCTTCTACTAATCCGAGTCCATTCACTGATAATTAAACTGAAACATCTGTCAGTCTACACTGATCTGATAGTTGATATCAGTTTACAGTGGGTATTAATCACCATCTACTTAAATCTCGTAATTACAACACAATCAGGATGATAAGATTATTGTCATAAGTTCCCGTATTAGAAACGACATGATCGAATGctcacataataataatagattaacCAGTTAGCGTATTCAACAGAATTCCTAACTGCATGAAAATATTTTCACCTGTGAAATAATCTGAAAGCTCATATAAATAAAAGGAAGTTGACAATGATGTGTTCCAG
This region includes:
- the ANXA6_1 gene encoding Annexin A6 (EggNog:ENOG410V4Z8~COG:U) produces the protein MKQDIKIDESKFMPILITRSYGHLRAVFNEYSLHSERDLEEEMRGHAVDCILSIVRCIQNRPRYFAEKLVKATENAEKDYGTINRIIVSRCEVDMGRIMEEFLDLKGEPLYKCIECFRNDSSNQVKSVIERYFLNLALNNYRCLLLKLING